From Emcibacteraceae bacterium, the proteins below share one genomic window:
- a CDS encoding prolipoprotein diacylglyceryl transferase has translation MTHLVFDLIAALTSIIAGYGVYHFYLRNAIERTVSRLTPFYFLALSVGSIGGAYILGTANLYLSGEFLIGRSILGALFGAIITIEIYKIFKHIKGSTGYMYVVPFTVIVIIGRLGCFYAGLDDHTYGIITNVSWAVDFGDGIQRHPVQLYESFSMFCFLIISLLLFKYQTQFFIANGFYLCTGFYAAQRFFWEFLKPYSTWIGGLNIFQVACLILIIYSLVMIGKVKNGYFT, from the coding sequence TTGACTCATTTAGTCTTTGATCTAATTGCAGCACTTACTAGTATTATTGCAGGATATGGAGTTTACCACTTTTATCTTAGAAATGCGATAGAAAGAACGGTTAGCAGGCTTACTCCTTTTTATTTTTTAGCCTTAAGTGTGGGAAGCATAGGTGGTGCTTATATTTTAGGGACGGCAAATTTATACCTTTCCGGCGAATTTCTGATCGGACGGAGTATACTAGGGGCACTGTTCGGTGCAATAATTACAATTGAAATCTATAAAATTTTCAAACACATAAAAGGTTCAACAGGCTATATGTATGTTGTGCCTTTTACAGTAATTGTTATTATCGGTCGTTTAGGGTGTTTTTATGCAGGGCTTGACGATCATACATATGGAATTATAACAAATGTGTCATGGGCAGTAGATTTTGGTGATGGAATTCAACGTCATCCCGTACAGCTTTATGAGAGCTTTTCCATGTTCTGCTTTTTGATTATTAGTTTGCTTCTATTTAAATATCAAACTCAATTCTTCATAGCGAACGGCTTTTACCTTTGCACCGGGTTTTATGCCGCACAACGTTTTTTCTGGGAATTTTTAAAACCATATTCAACATGGATCGGTGGATTGAATATATTTCAAGTCGCCTGTTTAATTCTTATTATTTATAGTTTAGTGATGATCGGCAAAGTAAAAAATGGATACTTTACGTAA
- a CDS encoding proline iminopeptidase-family hydrolase, producing the protein MKIIHLLLIILFTAVSPALAHQDPDQSGFIDVEGGKIWYRLNGLEHLGKTPAIIVMHGGPGGTHRGLMPYVELSDTYPVILYDQLGTGMSAKFVDDPNDQSLWTVEHFVSEISSIRKALGLDKVIIAGHSWGGTLSAEYAVKNEKGLVAAIFSSPLISTPQWVADNREWIRQLPENYRTAIERNEAAGTFDNTEYRAAEAAFYDEHMCHNDCVDYGFRDNGAPGNRDMYMTMWGPSEFTANGTLENYDISPKLNTVKVPVLMMCGEFDEAAPKSCAKYAAMVKDATNVVVPGAGHATLGEQKDFVIGTVRRWLREHVK; encoded by the coding sequence ATGAAAATTATTCACCTGTTGCTGATTATTCTCTTCACCGCCGTCAGCCCGGCGCTGGCCCATCAGGACCCGGACCAGTCGGGCTTTATCGATGTTGAGGGCGGCAAAATATGGTACCGGCTTAACGGGCTTGAACATCTGGGCAAAACGCCTGCCATTATCGTCATGCATGGCGGCCCGGGCGGCACCCACCGGGGCCTTATGCCCTATGTTGAGCTGTCGGATACTTACCCCGTCATTCTTTATGATCAGCTCGGCACCGGGATGTCGGCCAAATTTGTCGATGATCCGAATGACCAAAGCCTTTGGACGGTTGAGCATTTCGTCAGCGAAATCAGCAGCATCAGAAAAGCACTGGGACTGGATAAAGTGATCATCGCCGGGCACAGCTGGGGCGGGACGTTAAGCGCCGAATATGCGGTTAAAAATGAAAAGGGGCTGGTTGCCGCCATTTTCAGCAGCCCGCTGATCAGCACGCCGCAGTGGGTCGCCGATAACCGTGAATGGATCCGCCAATTGCCGGAAAATTACCGCACCGCAATTGAACGAAATGAAGCGGCCGGCACCTTTGATAATACCGAATACCGCGCTGCGGAGGCCGCCTTTTATGATGAACATATGTGCCATAATGACTGCGTTGATTATGGCTTTCGGGATAATGGCGCCCCCGGCAACCGTGATATGTATATGACCATGTGGGGACCTAGCGAATTTACCGCCAACGGCACACTGGAAAATTATGACATCAGCCCGAAACTGAATACGGTAAAAGTTCCCGTGCTGATGATGTGCGGTGAATTTGATGAAGCGGCACCCAAATCATGCGCGAAATATGCCGCCATGGTCAAGGACGCCACCAATGTCGTGGTGCCCGGTGCCGGTCATGCCACACTGGGCGAGCAGAAGGATTTTGTCATCGGCACCGTCCGCCGCTGGTTAAGGGAGCATGTGAAGTAA
- a CDS encoding acyl-CoA thioesterase, which translates to MIHHTNSTIHLTDIVFPRNTNHHETLFGGAALGYMDKVAFIAATRYGRRSFVTASCDKVDFVKPAYKGNIIDFAAKVIHAGNRSLQVEVIMQAENMLTNERHICTRGIFNMVAVPDKAEKAADIIPLSDIELTPGIHAEPDADLRIVELVFADDTNHLGTLFGGHGLSLMAKAGFIASSRKCKEVMVLASVEKTNFLAPIAVGGIVDLSAKVVRVGRSSMTVKVKMWGEELLSGKRTFCADSDFIMVAVGEDGKSKPFKKSDLDFKE; encoded by the coding sequence TTGATACATCATACAAACAGCACCATTCACCTGACGGATATTGTTTTTCCCAGAAACACCAACCATCATGAAACGCTGTTTGGCGGGGCGGCGCTTGGCTATATGGACAAGGTCGCCTTTATCGCCGCGACCCGTTACGGGCGGCGAAGCTTTGTCACCGCGTCCTGCGACAAGGTTGATTTTGTAAAACCCGCCTATAAGGGCAATATCATTGATTTTGCCGCCAAAGTGATCCATGCGGGCAATAGATCATTACAGGTTGAGGTGATCATGCAGGCGGAAAATATGCTGACCAATGAGCGGCATATCTGCACCCGCGGCATATTTAACATGGTGGCGGTGCCGGATAAGGCCGAAAAGGCGGCGGATATTATACCGCTTTCAGACATTGAGCTTACCCCCGGTATACACGCAGAGCCGGATGCGGACCTGCGGATTGTTGAACTGGTCTTTGCCGATGATACAAACCATCTGGGTACCCTGTTCGGGGGGCATGGACTGTCGCTGATGGCCAAGGCGGGCTTTATCGCTTCCTCCCGAAAATGTAAGGAAGTTATGGTGCTGGCCTCTGTCGAAAAGACCAATTTCCTCGCCCCCATTGCCGTCGGCGGCATTGTGGACCTTTCCGCCAAAGTGGTGCGGGTCGGCCGCAGTTCCATGACCGTCAAGGTCAAAATGTGGGGGGAAGAACTCTTAAGCGGAAAGCGCACCTTCTGCGCCGATAGTGATTTTATCATGGTTGCCGTGGGCGAGGACGGCAAATCAAAACCGTTTAAGAAATCAGATTTAGACTTTAAGGAATAA
- a CDS encoding transporter substrate-binding domain-containing protein, whose translation MAVKKRFAGGHTGYGLSLIIAVLLTFLLILPADAQNPFEIPALSPEEQAWIKAHPVITAANPEDSAPFSLTRGGKVQGIAAEYLQLIASKVGLKVKFAAPGSWTNMMQLFRAGEIDLIHSALKDAEREAYISFTQPYLRIPVVNMGRAGTAHLNNIDDLKGKRIGLIRGYVLSYAYRNKYPGLTYVEFDTLTDALKALSASKIDIFTGNIVSINYSILQNFIPDLEVIGPDYVLDANTLDHRFGALKKNDILIDILKKGMTAVSDPEFMEISEKWQSNRAILTSDVLDLTAEERAWLSNHKVINTAVDPSQIPLEFVNSKGEIEGVTGAYLDKIAEKLNVTFQWIGNPTFADGMEQIKKGEADIITLLSATEERRQYLNFTDPYFNVSYMIFARDDEPIYRNMDALGGHSVALVKGFANTALVKSRYPDIEVIETPSIPDALRLVANGGADAYIGSMPLATYYISAEALTNMTIVGETDFRNDNAIGIRADLPLLASAMQKALQSISVQERTEISRNWLGMTAAPTVDYDLIWKIFIIASLIVVFFIIWNKKLQDAHAKAEEANKAKSTFLANMSHEIRTPLNAIIGFSDAMLAGLGGEIENPKHKEYINDIKKSGDHLATVVNDILDLSKIESGKWILKEEAFSLNDCIYDALKIVEPQASLKKINIDYDNGITINMIGDTHALRRCIINLLSNAIKFSHQNSRIKCSIANDNRGIDLKISDSGIGIPPDRIEEVLKPFEQCHNDHQVNEEGTGLGLPIVKHLVELHGGKFELSSQLNVGTTASIHLPPDRKVA comes from the coding sequence GTGGCCGTAAAGAAACGATTTGCTGGGGGGCACACTGGATATGGATTATCCCTCATCATTGCCGTTTTGCTGACGTTTCTGCTCATCCTGCCGGCTGATGCCCAAAACCCTTTTGAAATCCCCGCACTCAGCCCTGAGGAACAGGCCTGGATCAAGGCCCACCCGGTTATCACCGCCGCCAATCCGGAGGATTCAGCACCCTTTTCCCTGACCCGCGGTGGCAAGGTACAGGGCATTGCAGCGGAATATCTTCAACTGATCGCATCCAAGGTCGGCTTAAAAGTAAAATTTGCCGCTCCGGGCAGCTGGACAAACATGATGCAATTGTTCCGCGCCGGGGAAATCGATTTAATCCACAGTGCCCTTAAGGACGCAGAACGGGAAGCGTATATTTCCTTTACGCAGCCCTATTTAAGAATTCCCGTTGTTAATATGGGCCGTGCCGGGACAGCGCATCTTAACAATATTGATGATTTGAAGGGCAAGCGCATCGGCCTGATCCGCGGCTATGTGCTGAGCTATGCCTACCGTAATAAATATCCCGGGCTGACCTATGTTGAATTTGACACTCTGACCGATGCCTTAAAAGCGTTGTCAGCCTCCAAGATTGATATTTTCACCGGCAATATTGTCTCTATCAATTATTCTATTTTGCAGAACTTTATTCCTGATCTTGAAGTGATCGGTCCGGATTATGTACTGGACGCCAACACCCTTGATCACCGTTTCGGGGCGCTTAAAAAAAATGATATCCTGATTGATATTCTGAAAAAAGGCATGACCGCCGTCAGCGACCCTGAATTTATGGAGATATCAGAAAAATGGCAAAGCAACCGGGCCATTTTGACCAGTGATGTTCTTGACCTGACGGCAGAGGAAAGAGCCTGGCTTTCGAACCATAAAGTCATCAATACGGCGGTTGACCCATCGCAAATCCCGCTGGAATTTGTCAATTCAAAGGGCGAAATTGAAGGGGTCACCGGGGCTTATCTTGATAAAATCGCCGAAAAGCTTAACGTCACATTCCAATGGATCGGCAACCCAACCTTCGCGGATGGTATGGAACAGATCAAAAAGGGTGAGGCCGATATTATTACCCTGCTTTCCGCGACCGAGGAAAGACGGCAATATTTAAATTTCACCGATCCATATTTTAATGTCTCATATATGATTTTTGCCCGCGATGATGAACCGATCTACCGCAATATGGATGCGCTTGGCGGGCATTCCGTGGCCCTTGTAAAGGGTTTTGCCAACACGGCATTGGTCAAAAGCCGCTATCCGGATATTGAGGTCATCGAAACCCCGAGCATCCCCGATGCCCTGCGCCTTGTCGCCAATGGCGGGGCCGACGCCTATATTGGCAGTATGCCGCTTGCCACTTATTATATTTCGGCCGAGGCGCTGACAAATATGACCATCGTTGGTGAAACAGATTTCAGAAATGATAATGCCATTGGTATTCGCGCCGATCTGCCTTTGCTCGCAAGTGCCATGCAAAAAGCATTGCAGTCAATTTCCGTTCAGGAACGAACCGAAATTTCAAGAAACTGGCTTGGAATGACCGCCGCCCCGACCGTGGATTATGACCTGATCTGGAAAATATTTATTATAGCCTCCCTGATCGTGGTGTTTTTTATTATCTGGAATAAAAAACTGCAGGACGCACATGCAAAAGCGGAAGAGGCCAACAAAGCCAAGTCAACCTTCCTCGCCAATATGAGCCACGAGATCAGAACCCCGCTTAACGCCATCATCGGCTTTTCCGACGCCATGCTGGCCGGACTTGGCGGTGAAATTGAAAACCCGAAACACAAGGAATATATAAACGACATCAAGAAAAGCGGCGATCATCTCGCCACTGTGGTGAATGATATCCTTGATCTTTCAAAAATTGAAAGCGGCAAATGGATTTTAAAGGAAGAAGCCTTCTCGCTTAATGACTGTATTTACGATGCGCTTAAGATTGTTGAGCCGCAGGCTTCATTGAAAAAAATCAATATCGATTATGACAATGGCATTACCATTAATATGATCGGGGACACCCATGCCCTGCGCCGCTGTATTATAAATCTGCTCTCGAATGCCATTAAATTTTCCCATCAGAACAGCCGGATCAAATGCTCAATCGCCAATGATAACAGGGGGATAGACCTTAAAATCAGCGACAGCGGCATCGGCATTCCGCCCGACCGCATTGAAGAGGTCCTAAAGCCGTTTGAACAATGCCATAATGATCATCAGGTTAACGAGGAAGGCACCGGTCTTGGCCTGCCGATCGTCAAACATCTGGTCGAACTTCATGGCGGAAAGTTTGAGCTGAGCAGCCAGCTTAATGTCGGCACAACCGCCAGCATTCACCTGCCCCCTGACCGTAAAGTTGCCTGA
- a CDS encoding radical SAM protein, translated as MCEECLDLVPAKILIEGEDVYYQKRCRTHGVQKTKVSSDATYFKSTKEYIKPGDRPLKYQAKTEYGCPLDCGLCPDHEQHSCVALIEINEECNLTCPVCFAGSSPTKTTNLSLETIEAMLDTLVSSEGEPDVLQISGGEPTIHPQILEILALAKSKPIRHLMVNTNGLRIAQDKKFVEELVKFSPGFEIYLQFDSLEKEALQNLRGADLRRIRSQALQNLEEAGLSTSLVMTVKKGVNDHEIGKIIDYALKFKCVRGITFQPIQDVGRNEGFNKNNDRFLLSDVRRSIYEQSSKFEADDIIPLPCNPESIAIGYALRSGDKITPVTSMFPKEEMIKTLPNAVSFEKQPDLRQKVIDLFSMSSGDVNTAERMESLLCCLPKVPAIENLSYENIFRISVVQFLDRYNFCVGNVKRSCIHFVTREGQIIPFDTYNLLYRNGEVEKLREKIKS; from the coding sequence ATGTGTGAAGAATGTCTTGACCTTGTTCCTGCAAAAATACTTATTGAGGGGGAAGATGTTTATTACCAAAAACGCTGCCGCACTCACGGGGTTCAGAAAACTAAAGTATCTTCTGATGCGACTTATTTTAAAAGCACAAAAGAGTATATTAAACCTGGCGATCGTCCATTAAAATATCAGGCAAAAACGGAGTATGGGTGCCCGCTTGACTGTGGATTATGCCCGGATCACGAACAACATAGTTGTGTGGCACTAATTGAAATCAATGAAGAATGTAATTTGACCTGTCCGGTCTGTTTTGCTGGGTCATCGCCAACTAAAACGACGAACTTAAGCTTAGAAACAATTGAGGCAATGCTTGATACCCTTGTTTCAAGTGAGGGGGAACCTGATGTGTTACAAATTAGTGGCGGCGAGCCGACGATACACCCTCAAATTCTTGAAATACTTGCGCTGGCAAAATCAAAACCAATTCGCCATCTGATGGTAAATACCAATGGGCTAAGGATAGCGCAGGATAAAAAATTTGTGGAAGAACTGGTCAAATTCTCCCCCGGATTTGAGATATATTTACAGTTTGATAGTTTGGAAAAAGAAGCCCTGCAAAATCTTCGCGGTGCTGACCTTCGCCGCATTCGTTCACAGGCGCTTCAGAACCTTGAAGAAGCGGGGCTATCAACTTCACTGGTGATGACGGTTAAAAAGGGGGTCAATGACCATGAAATTGGCAAAATAATTGATTATGCCCTAAAATTCAAATGTGTACGGGGTATAACGTTTCAACCGATACAGGATGTAGGACGAAACGAAGGATTTAACAAAAATAATGACCGCTTTTTATTAAGCGACGTCAGACGTTCAATATATGAACAATCATCAAAGTTTGAAGCAGATGATATTATTCCTTTACCCTGCAATCCTGAGAGTATTGCCATCGGGTATGCGCTACGTTCCGGGGATAAAATTACGCCGGTAACATCCATGTTTCCGAAAGAAGAAATGATAAAAACACTGCCAAATGCCGTTTCATTCGAAAAACAGCCCGATTTAAGACAGAAAGTCATTGATCTTTTTTCCATGTCCAGTGGTGATGTAAATACGGCAGAACGCATGGAAAGTCTGCTCTGTTGCCTGCCAAAAGTTCCGGCGATCGAGAATTTAAGTTATGAAAATATTTTTCGGATTTCTGTTGTCCAATTTTTGGACCGTTATAATTTCTGTGTAGGCAATGTAAAAAGATCATGTATCCATTTTGTAACCAGGGAAGGTCAGATTATCCCGTTTGATACATACAATTTATTATACAGAAATGGTGAGGTAGAAAAGTTGAGAGAAAAAATTAAATCTTGA
- a CDS encoding GNAT family N-acetyltransferase translates to MGGTVMVDVKPIGKNEYDDWYRLWQGYLKFYNASLSDDISKNNWRRFHDAAEPVYALGAYREGTLVGFVHYLFHRTNWSLNDGCYLQDLYAAPAARGTGVGRALIEAVYDAAKKNKSATVYWLTQEDNKTARLLYNRIGGVSGFVHYEKLL, encoded by the coding sequence ATGGGAGGGACTGTTATGGTTGATGTCAAGCCAATCGGCAAAAATGAATATGATGACTGGTACCGGCTTTGGCAGGGCTATCTGAAATTTTATAATGCCAGCCTTTCTGATGATATTTCAAAGAATAACTGGCGCCGCTTTCATGATGCGGCGGAACCGGTCTATGCGCTAGGCGCGTACCGCGAAGGGACGCTGGTCGGCTTTGTCCATTATCTATTCCACCGGACAAACTGGTCCTTGAATGACGGCTGTTATCTGCAGGATTTATATGCCGCCCCGGCAGCCCGCGGTACCGGGGTTGGCCGCGCCCTTATTGAAGCGGTCTATGATGCGGCAAAGAAAAATAAATCGGCCACCGTTTACTGGCTGACCCAGGAAGATAATAAAACAGCCCGGCTTCTATATAACCGGATCGGCGGGGTATCCGGTTTTGTCCATTATGAAAAGCTGCTTTAA
- a CDS encoding isochorismatase family protein, producing the protein MATVGNEKNVVFVVIDVHKAVLKNAWHADEVIANISRALEKARTAGIPVLWIKHSSDEMPRNSDGWQLVDGLSPLEGERIIHKRNESSFEDTDFAEALAEHDCGHIVISGAATNWCVRATAYGALDRGYDITLVKDAHSTKNIELPDGKVIDAGGIITDLNIVMTYLSYPGRKTGTVSSTDLDFEKLVV; encoded by the coding sequence ATGGCAACAGTGGGCAATGAAAAAAATGTGGTGTTTGTGGTGATCGATGTGCATAAGGCGGTGCTGAAAAACGCATGGCACGCGGATGAGGTCATTGCCAATATATCCCGCGCGCTGGAGAAAGCGCGGACGGCGGGCATCCCCGTGCTCTGGATCAAACATTCAAGCGATGAAATGCCCAGGAACAGTGACGGCTGGCAACTGGTCGATGGCTTAAGCCCATTGGAAGGGGAGCGGATCATTCATAAAAGAAACGAGTCCTCGTTTGAGGATACCGACTTTGCCGAAGCTTTGGCCGAGCATGACTGCGGCCATATCGTGATTTCCGGGGCGGCAACCAACTGGTGCGTGCGGGCAACGGCCTACGGCGCGCTTGACCGCGGTTATGACATTACCCTGGTTAAAGACGCCCACAGCACCAAAAATATCGAGCTTCCCGACGGCAAAGTCATTGACGCGGGCGGGATAATCACCGATCTTAACATTGTCATGACGTACTTAAGCTATCCCGGGCGGAAGACTGGCACCGTATCCTCAACTGATCTCGATTTTGAAAAGCTGGTTGTTTAA
- a CDS encoding DUF2059 domain-containing protein encodes MTTLKSLLIAIMVFITLPARADEAADAAAAKLLDILDVKKTMNQSMEQMLMMQVQSNPALVQFSDILIKFTNQYMSYESLKPDFIKIYTDAFTTDELNDLIEFYQSPTGQNVKNKIPELMQKGGEMGFQRLSEHSEELKALITERAEQIAADQKAAEDAAAENDAAAPEAEPDQ; translated from the coding sequence TTGACCACATTAAAATCACTTCTTATCGCCATTATGGTTTTTATCACCCTGCCCGCCCGCGCTGATGAAGCGGCCGATGCGGCAGCGGCGAAGCTACTGGATATTCTTGACGTCAAAAAAACCATGAACCAGTCCATGGAACAAATGCTGATGATGCAGGTGCAGTCAAACCCCGCCCTTGTCCAGTTCAGCGATATTTTAATCAAATTCACCAATCAGTATATGAGCTACGAAAGCTTAAAACCCGATTTCATTAAAATTTATACTGACGCCTTCACCACCGATGAGCTGAATGATCTGATTGAATTTTACCAGTCCCCGACCGGGCAGAATGTCAAAAATAAAATTCCGGAATTAATGCAAAAGGGCGGCGAAATGGGTTTTCAGCGCTTAAGTGAGCATTCCGAGGAATTAAAGGCCCTGATCACCGAACGCGCCGAGCAAATTGCTGCCGACCAGAAAGCCGCCGAGGACGCCGCAGCCGAAAATGATGCCGCCGCGCCAGAGGCGGAACCGGATCAGTAA
- a CDS encoding molybdopterin oxidoreductase family protein, whose translation MKPEIHYSACPHDCPSTCALVVEKLDDNTIGRVNGNPDNPYTAGVICAKVARYAERTHHPERLTVPLKRTGPKGSGEFAEISWDEALDTVADAFKKAAEKHGPETVWPYSYGGTMGLVQEGGLERLRHEMGYSIMRSTTCGGLVNTGWLAGFGRKIGPDPREMAEADLIIIWGTNAVSTQVNVMTHVARAKKNRGAKVIVVDPYENPTAKTADIHISLRPGTDGALACAMMHIAFRDGYADRDYMKKYTDVPGELEAHLATKTPEWAADITGLRAEEIENLAQLYFKTERAYIRLGFGLSRCRNGAVNVHAVSSIPVVAGKWKVPGSGIFFASGGIYHIDKTLIQGLENKRKNTRSIDHSRVGPALTGDKTDLGDGPPITAMIIQGTNPMAIAPEQNKVRAGFAREDLFLCVHEQFMTETAMMADIVLPATTFVEHDDFYKGGGHTFLHYGPKIINPVGQSRSNHDVICALAARLGAKHRGFSMTANDIIAETFEKSGYPSLEDMRQKHFHDCAESFENHHFLNGFNFPDGKFRFKPGWETIGPRGGELPALPDHYVAPGGVDDDHPYRLVTPPSRNFLNTSFNNTPSSLKREIRPTLQIHASDAEKHGVNDGDPVSIGNRLGEVTLFAKIVDGAKPGVLVAEGIWQNAAFNGGKGINQLVSAEVAAPNGGVVYHDNGVWLKGGSG comes from the coding sequence ATGAAACCTGAAATTCATTATAGCGCCTGTCCCCATGATTGTCCGTCCACCTGCGCGCTTGTGGTCGAAAAACTTGATGATAACACCATCGGTCGCGTGAATGGCAACCCGGATAATCCCTATACCGCCGGGGTGATCTGCGCCAAAGTGGCAAGATACGCTGAACGCACCCACCATCCCGAACGCCTGACCGTTCCTTTAAAGCGCACCGGGCCCAAGGGATCAGGGGAATTTGCCGAAATTTCGTGGGATGAGGCGCTTGATACTGTCGCCGACGCTTTCAAAAAAGCCGCAGAAAAGCACGGCCCCGAAACCGTCTGGCCCTATAGCTATGGTGGCACCATGGGGCTAGTGCAGGAAGGCGGGCTTGAACGACTTCGTCATGAAATGGGTTATTCCATCATGCGCTCAACCACCTGCGGCGGGCTCGTGAATACCGGCTGGCTGGCCGGGTTTGGCCGCAAAATCGGCCCCGACCCCCGCGAAATGGCCGAAGCGGATTTGATCATCATCTGGGGCACCAATGCCGTCTCAACCCAGGTCAATGTCATGACCCATGTTGCGCGGGCGAAAAAGAACCGTGGTGCCAAAGTGATCGTTGTTGATCCCTATGAGAACCCGACCGCAAAAACCGCCGATATCCATATTTCCTTACGTCCGGGTACCGATGGTGCCCTTGCCTGCGCCATGATGCATATTGCCTTTCGCGATGGTTATGCCGACCGGGATTATATGAAAAAATATACCGATGTGCCGGGGGAACTGGAAGCACATCTCGCCACCAAAACGCCCGAATGGGCGGCGGATATCACCGGGCTAAGGGCAGAAGAAATTGAAAATCTGGCCCAACTTTATTTTAAAACGGAAAGGGCCTATATCCGGCTGGGTTTTGGCCTGTCGCGATGCCGCAATGGTGCGGTCAATGTTCATGCGGTATCCTCCATCCCCGTGGTGGCGGGTAAATGGAAGGTGCCGGGTTCAGGCATATTTTTTGCCAGCGGCGGTATTTATCATATTGATAAAACCCTTATTCAGGGTCTTGAAAATAAACGAAAAAATACTCGCTCCATTGATCATTCCCGGGTCGGTCCGGCCCTGACCGGCGATAAAACCGACCTTGGCGACGGCCCGCCGATCACCGCCATGATCATACAGGGCACCAACCCGATGGCGATCGCCCCGGAACAGAATAAGGTACGGGCGGGTTTTGCCCGTGAGGATCTGTTTTTATGCGTCCATGAACAGTTCATGACCGAAACCGCGATGATGGCCGATATTGTCCTGCCCGCCACCACCTTTGTCGAGCATGATGATTTTTATAAAGGCGGCGGTCATACTTTCCTTCATTATGGCCCCAAAATCATTAATCCGGTGGGGCAAAGCCGTTCAAATCATGATGTGATCTGTGCTTTGGCAGCACGGCTTGGCGCCAAGCACCGCGGATTTTCAATGACCGCCAATGACATTATTGCCGAGACTTTTGAAAAATCGGGTTATCCGTCCCTTGAGGACATGCGGCAAAAGCATTTTCATGACTGTGCGGAAAGCTTTGAAAATCATCATTTTCTGAATGGCTTTAATTTCCCCGATGGCAAATTCCGCTTTAAGCCGGGCTGGGAAACTATCGGCCCGCGCGGGGGCGAGCTTCCCGCCCTGCCCGATCATTATGTCGCGCCCGGCGGTGTTGATGATGATCATCCATATCGGCTGGTGACCCCGCCATCGCGGAATTTCCTCAACACCAGCTTTAACAACACACCTAGCTCATTAAAACGGGAAATACGCCCGACACTGCAAATTCACGCATCCGACGCCGAAAAACACGGCGTTAATGATGGTGACCCCGTCTCAATCGGTAATAGACTGGGTGAGGTTACGTTATTTGCCAAAATCGTGGATGGTGCCAAACCCGGCGTGCTGGTCGCCGAAGGCATCTGGCAGAATGCCGCCTTTAATGGCGGCAAGGGCATAAACCAGCTGGTCAGTGCCGAAGTCGCCGCCCCCAACGGCGGCGTCGTTTATCATGATAACGGCGTCTGGCTTAAGGGAGGTAGCGGTTGA
- a CDS encoding GNAT family N-acetyltransferase: MTKKFTHRLAQMSDVEDIKALMAAAIYELQKNYLTKEQLEIAGQFMGVDTRLIEDQTYFLILHGEGTDEETIVGCGGWGKRKTLYGGNHSPGRSDELLDPATDRARIRAMYCHPDWARNGIGRYIMGICEQAARDAGFSKMILGSTLAGQPLYESCGYKVIESGVDTAPSGVTVPVLTMTKDF, from the coding sequence ATGACAAAAAAATTTACCCATCGTTTGGCACAAATGTCCGATGTTGAGGATATAAAGGCGTTGATGGCGGCGGCCATTTATGAATTACAGAAAAATTATTTAACCAAGGAACAGCTTGAAATCGCCGGGCAGTTTATGGGGGTTGATACAAGGCTTATTGAAGACCAGACCTATTTTTTAATCCTGCATGGGGAGGGAACGGACGAGGAAACCATCGTCGGTTGCGGCGGATGGGGCAAGCGAAAAACCCTTTATGGCGGTAACCATAGCCCGGGGCGGAGCGATGAACTGCTGGACCCGGCCACCGACCGCGCTCGCATCCGCGCCATGTATTGCCACCCCGACTGGGCCAGAAACGGCATCGGCCGCTATATTATGGGGATTTGTGAGCAGGCGGCGCGGGACGCCGGCTTTAGTAAAATGATTTTGGGTTCAACCCTAGCCGGGCAGCCGCTTTATGAATCATGTGGTTATAAAGTGATCGAAAGCGGGGTGGACACTGCACCGTCCGGGGTGACCGTCCCGGTCCTGACCATGACGAAAGATTTTTAA